In a single window of the Coprothermobacter proteolyticus DSM 5265 genome:
- a CDS encoding bis-aminopropyl spermidine synthase family protein, with protein sequence MTRIRRNLIRALLSGDKSYWELIRFQDDSLPKFEEELSNLLNEGLVSTHDHHFSLTDKGIAIAAEEHLSPYVSPVCDACHGKTILLKGPYENWSKQFQEITKDRPKAIKDYDQGYVITEDTIRRVTLIHRFGDLENKDILIVGDDDLTSLALGITGLPRKVKVLEVDKRLVEYINKKAESLGFKNISAELYDVQNPFREELRRSFDVFITDPVETIDGITLFLSRCVEGLRGEDSTGYFGLTHLESSRKKWYAIQKRLLEMGFVITDIIRDFHEYDLDAEDLLTQGFRVVTEAPVNVGAPDTYFYTSDYYRVYAVQELKPLITGTVVLSDELYYDDEAFVTAER encoded by the coding sequence ATGACCAGAATTAGGAGAAACCTTATAAGAGCGTTGTTGTCCGGCGATAAGTCCTACTGGGAACTTATCAGATTTCAGGATGATAGTCTACCGAAATTTGAAGAAGAGCTAAGTAACTTATTAAACGAAGGACTTGTGAGCACCCATGATCATCACTTCAGCCTTACTGACAAAGGAATAGCCATTGCCGCCGAGGAACACTTGTCCCCCTATGTTTCACCTGTTTGCGACGCATGCCATGGAAAGACGATCCTCTTAAAGGGGCCCTATGAGAACTGGTCAAAACAGTTCCAAGAAATAACAAAGGACCGTCCCAAAGCGATAAAGGATTATGACCAAGGTTATGTGATCACCGAAGACACCATAAGACGTGTAACGCTCATACATCGTTTCGGTGATTTAGAAAATAAAGACATATTAATTGTGGGAGATGATGATTTAACATCCTTAGCTCTTGGTATCACAGGTCTTCCAAGAAAAGTAAAGGTGTTGGAAGTAGATAAAAGGCTTGTTGAATACATCAACAAAAAGGCTGAGAGCTTGGGCTTTAAGAACATAAGTGCTGAACTTTACGATGTGCAAAATCCTTTCAGAGAAGAACTGCGTAGATCTTTCGATGTTTTTATCACAGATCCTGTAGAGACCATTGATGGAATTACTCTTTTCCTGTCAAGATGTGTAGAAGGGCTTCGCGGAGAAGATTCTACGGGCTATTTCGGCTTGACCCACTTGGAAAGCAGTAGGAAAAAATGGTACGCCATACAGAAGCGCCTTTTAGAAATGGGTTTCGTAATCACCGATATCATCAGAGACTTTCACGAGTACGATCTCGATGCCGAGGACTTACTCACGCAAGGCTTCAGAGTTGTTACCGAGGCGCCCGTAAACGTTGGAGCACCTGATACTTACTTCTATACTTCCGACTATTACAGAGTGTATGCTGTACAGGAGTTGAAACCTCTCATCACCGGAACAGTAGTATTATCCGATGAGCTTTATTACGACGACGAAGCTTTTGTAACAGCTGAACGTTGA
- the ileS gene encoding isoleucine--tRNA ligase, protein MAKENEKYNGTINLPKPLLPMKANLPQTEETWLKFWEDDNVFEKALEKRKNSPLFILHDGPPYANGDIHLGTALNKVLKDAVNKYKLLRGFKTPYVPGWDTHGLPIEQQVTKQTKINPEDFAVTEWRDKCKDFALSYIDKQMKSFKRLGVLGLWKDYYATFKPEYEGKELEILADLVEKGFVIRKRRPVYWCPHCKTTLAEAEIEYREKVSPSIFVAFPAKGGSYKTIAWTTTPWTLPDNVALAFHPEESYVFVNTGEDTFVVAEKRLQDVAKELSWFDYEVVASKPGAAFEDERFEHPVYDDKETVAILADFVSMEDGTGIVHIAPGHGEEDYLVWEEKGLDFPMMIDDSGRFTEQAGFLAGVFYADANDMVLDLLTRKGKLLHKGMVTHSYPHCWRCHNPVIFRALSQWFIDVDLYRNEALEALKEVQWIPMGSDVRIGDMVKSRPDWCLSRQRIWGVPIPSIKCSHCGRSILDPRVVRNVAAVVRKEGSNIWYSEPLEAFLPAKMECPDCGSKDFEKEYDILDVWFDSGVSHYAVLEQYDGMRWPADLYLEGYDQHRGWFQTSLLTAVPLKGQAPYKTVLSHGFVLDESGRAMSKSLGNVIDPSDVVANVGADVLRLALLMSDYTADIQVGQNIFNQASEIYKKIRNTFRFMEGNLFDFQSSDEVPFAEMKPLDRWILGRWTDMKRKLSSAFDNYEFYSFVSIFHSFCVKELSSTYLDAIKSRLYLKKPDSEERRSAQTALKIMATEFPVLIAPILTFTAEEMWQALLSRGLVTEKSVYFSDWPDSAFSLTEEESSFWENALRLREKANEQMEKLRKEKSIGHSLDASVVVYGSGTEFLSHSEWAEFLVVSSAQIKNEGKEWDIEVEKALGVKCARCWRVREDVGLDAEYPDICGECLDDITG, encoded by the coding sequence ATGGCTAAGGAAAATGAGAAATACAACGGTACTATTAATCTGCCGAAACCTTTATTACCCATGAAAGCAAACTTGCCACAAACTGAAGAAACGTGGCTAAAGTTTTGGGAAGATGATAATGTTTTTGAAAAAGCGCTTGAGAAGCGTAAGAATTCTCCGCTGTTTATTTTACATGATGGTCCTCCTTATGCAAATGGGGATATTCACTTAGGGACTGCTCTTAATAAGGTTCTAAAGGACGCAGTCAATAAATACAAACTGCTTCGCGGTTTTAAGACTCCTTATGTTCCTGGGTGGGATACCCATGGTTTGCCCATCGAGCAGCAGGTGACCAAACAAACAAAAATAAACCCTGAGGATTTCGCCGTAACTGAGTGGCGTGACAAATGCAAAGATTTTGCACTTTCATATATTGATAAGCAAATGAAAAGCTTCAAGCGGCTAGGGGTCTTGGGACTTTGGAAGGACTACTACGCCACCTTTAAGCCTGAGTATGAAGGGAAAGAACTAGAGATCCTCGCTGACCTAGTTGAGAAGGGGTTCGTGATAAGAAAGAGACGTCCTGTTTATTGGTGTCCCCACTGTAAGACAACGCTTGCGGAAGCAGAAATTGAATACCGTGAGAAGGTTTCACCTTCCATTTTTGTAGCGTTTCCGGCTAAGGGCGGTTCTTACAAGACCATCGCATGGACTACGACGCCTTGGACGTTGCCAGACAATGTGGCATTGGCTTTTCACCCTGAAGAAAGCTATGTGTTTGTAAATACGGGCGAGGATACATTTGTGGTTGCCGAAAAACGTTTGCAGGACGTTGCTAAGGAGCTCAGTTGGTTTGATTACGAAGTTGTGGCATCAAAGCCAGGTGCTGCTTTTGAAGATGAACGATTTGAACATCCCGTTTATGATGACAAAGAGACTGTGGCCATTTTAGCTGATTTCGTATCCATGGAAGATGGAACTGGCATTGTACACATTGCTCCAGGTCATGGAGAGGAAGACTACCTCGTTTGGGAGGAAAAAGGGCTAGACTTCCCTATGATGATAGATGATAGCGGCCGGTTTACGGAGCAAGCAGGGTTCTTGGCTGGTGTTTTCTATGCTGATGCCAATGATATGGTTCTTGACCTTCTTACTAGAAAAGGCAAACTCCTGCATAAAGGTATGGTAACGCACTCATATCCACACTGTTGGCGGTGTCATAATCCGGTAATATTCAGAGCCTTGAGCCAGTGGTTTATCGATGTTGATCTTTACCGCAATGAAGCATTGGAAGCCTTGAAAGAAGTTCAGTGGATACCCATGGGTTCCGATGTTCGCATTGGAGATATGGTGAAGAGCAGACCAGACTGGTGTTTGAGCCGCCAAAGAATCTGGGGCGTCCCAATACCGTCAATAAAATGTAGTCATTGTGGGCGCTCTATTCTGGATCCTCGTGTGGTGCGGAACGTGGCTGCAGTTGTGAGGAAAGAAGGATCTAACATTTGGTATTCAGAGCCGTTGGAAGCGTTCTTACCCGCAAAAATGGAATGTCCTGATTGCGGTTCAAAAGACTTTGAGAAAGAATACGACATTTTGGATGTGTGGTTTGATAGCGGCGTAAGTCACTATGCGGTTCTGGAGCAGTATGACGGAATGCGGTGGCCAGCAGACCTTTATTTGGAAGGTTATGACCAGCACCGTGGCTGGTTTCAGACCAGCCTCCTAACGGCTGTACCTCTTAAAGGGCAAGCCCCTTATAAGACAGTTTTGTCTCATGGTTTTGTCTTGGACGAGTCCGGAAGAGCCATGTCCAAGAGCTTAGGCAATGTGATTGATCCCTCTGATGTTGTCGCCAATGTGGGAGCAGACGTTCTAAGATTGGCGCTTCTCATGAGTGACTACACTGCCGACATTCAAGTGGGGCAAAACATCTTCAATCAAGCTTCTGAAATTTACAAGAAGATAAGGAATACGTTCCGATTCATGGAAGGGAACTTGTTTGATTTTCAAAGTTCTGACGAGGTTCCTTTTGCCGAGATGAAACCTCTGGACAGATGGATTCTGGGCCGATGGACTGACATGAAAAGAAAACTTTCTTCAGCCTTTGACAATTATGAATTCTACAGCTTTGTAAGTATTTTCCATAGTTTTTGTGTGAAAGAACTGAGTTCTACATACTTAGATGCCATTAAGAGCAGATTGTACCTTAAAAAACCTGACAGCGAAGAGAGGAGAAGTGCACAGACAGCCTTGAAAATAATGGCTACAGAATTCCCTGTGCTCATAGCGCCCATTCTTACGTTTACTGCTGAGGAAATGTGGCAGGCTTTACTGAGCAGGGGCTTGGTTACGGAAAAGTCGGTATACTTCTCGGACTGGCCCGATTCTGCTTTCTCTTTAACTGAGGAAGAATCAAGCTTCTGGGAAAATGCTTTACGTCTTAGAGAAAAAGCAAATGAGCAAATGGAAAAACTGAGGAAAGAAAAATCCATTGGTCATTCGTTGGATGCTTCAGTAGTTGTTTATGGAAGCGGGACCGAATTCTTATCCCATTCTGAGTGGGCGGAGTTTCTTGTGGTTTCCTCAGCTCAGATTAAGAATGAAGGTAAAGAGTGGGATATAGAGGTAGAAAAGGCCTTGGGAGTAAAATGCGCACGATGCTGGAGGGTTAGGGAGGACGTTGGCCTGGATGCTGAGTACCCTGACATATGTGGAGAGTGCTTGGACGATATAACTGGATAG
- a CDS encoding signal peptidase II — protein MWRVLGRYNWIVLGIYGFLTDRICKYVVLKGGTYIINEGVSFGVSLGKNTDYIVVVAMFLLLWATLGEKRYLWLSFFGALGNVLDRWLYGGVVDYIKIGNFPWFNVADFLIVLGLCLWAMKQIGLLPE, from the coding sequence ATGTGGAGAGTGCTTGGACGATATAACTGGATAGTACTAGGTATTTACGGCTTCCTAACGGACAGGATTTGTAAATATGTGGTCCTAAAGGGAGGAACCTACATTATCAATGAAGGTGTCTCTTTCGGGGTCAGTTTAGGGAAAAACACTGACTACATAGTGGTTGTTGCCATGTTCTTGCTTCTGTGGGCGACTTTAGGTGAAAAAAGATACTTGTGGCTTTCTTTTTTTGGTGCTCTTGGGAACGTTCTTGATAGGTGGCTCTACGGTGGTGTTGTTGATTACATAAAGATAGGAAACTTCCCTTGGTTCAACGTTGCTGACTTTCTCATTGTGTTGGGGCTTTGCCTATGGGCAATGAAGCAGATAGGGTTATTACCGGAATAG
- a CDS encoding B12-binding domain-containing radical SAM protein, producing MTWKEQQELKRIKASERWLWQPRFYGADTELVVFPGPYNVGIANLGYQFLLSRLLQLNKSFDRFFIDPRLPSATSLDTERSLLDYGRWDITLPFEENLLELIKLLMKLDIPLEASARDYPVLNAGGAMALINPELVSFIADEVFVGEADEEWPEKRNRAERKVAKNFGVHSVVTSSQSVFRDTMLIEIARGCMWSCKFCFYRQAYGAIRFVPKERVLNTMATLKEQGFEKVGFVAANVSDVPWLKDILNYGKDLGMRVSVSSLAVETLSQEVMRLLRTLGVQQLTLAVEHGDEKVRKQLGKPFSDEDLINTLKAAEALGYRGVKLYFINGITPDWRFNAESASKLLNDIRKAVKMSIKVSASVFVPKPGTAMKDEAFPSEQLIDMERKMLLSNSAGISFAFEPYWEAQKEFVMSRLSPEDLPTFVSILNEKGERKAIQFFSEKYSN from the coding sequence ATGACTTGGAAGGAGCAGCAAGAGCTTAAACGTATTAAAGCCAGTGAGCGTTGGCTTTGGCAACCTCGTTTTTATGGGGCTGATACCGAACTTGTAGTGTTTCCAGGCCCTTACAATGTTGGCATTGCGAACCTGGGGTACCAGTTTCTGTTAAGTAGATTATTGCAGCTCAATAAGTCTTTTGACCGTTTCTTCATTGATCCTCGCTTACCCTCGGCAACAAGTCTTGATACGGAAAGGTCTCTTCTGGACTATGGTCGATGGGATATAACACTACCTTTTGAAGAAAATCTTTTAGAGCTCATAAAACTCCTCATGAAGCTTGATATTCCACTGGAAGCATCGGCTAGGGATTATCCTGTGCTAAATGCGGGTGGCGCCATGGCTCTTATTAACCCAGAGCTGGTATCTTTTATTGCTGACGAAGTATTCGTGGGTGAGGCTGACGAAGAATGGCCTGAGAAAAGAAATAGAGCAGAACGTAAGGTGGCAAAAAACTTTGGTGTGCATTCAGTGGTTACAAGTTCGCAGAGTGTGTTTAGAGACACCATGCTGATTGAGATTGCACGTGGGTGTATGTGGTCTTGTAAGTTCTGTTTCTACAGGCAAGCTTACGGTGCTATCAGGTTCGTACCAAAAGAAAGAGTGCTGAACACCATGGCAACGCTTAAAGAACAAGGTTTTGAAAAAGTTGGATTCGTTGCTGCCAACGTAAGCGATGTTCCTTGGCTTAAAGACATTTTGAACTATGGAAAGGATCTTGGTATGAGAGTTAGTGTCTCTTCATTGGCTGTAGAAACACTATCGCAGGAGGTCATGAGGCTTTTGAGGACGCTTGGCGTACAGCAACTCACTCTGGCTGTGGAACACGGTGATGAAAAGGTAAGAAAGCAACTTGGGAAACCCTTCTCCGATGAGGATCTAATAAACACGTTAAAGGCAGCAGAGGCTTTGGGATACAGAGGTGTCAAACTTTACTTCATAAACGGAATCACACCTGATTGGAGATTCAATGCGGAAAGCGCAAGTAAACTTCTAAATGATATTAGAAAAGCTGTGAAAATGTCCATTAAAGTATCAGCGTCCGTCTTTGTGCCAAAACCAGGTACTGCCATGAAGGATGAGGCGTTTCCATCAGAACAGCTAATCGATATGGAAAGAAAGATGCTTTTAAGCAACTCTGCTGGAATTTCCTTTGCCTTTGAGCCTTACTGGGAGGCTCAAAAGGAATTTGTTATGAGCCGTCTAAGCCCGGAAGATTTACCCACGTTTGTTTCAATTTTAAATGAAAAGGGTGAACGGAAGGCAATTCAGTTTTTTTCTGAAAAATACAGCAATTAG
- the serS gene encoding serine--tRNA ligase, which produces MYTLRFVRENENLMREALRKRQYDESIVDQLLAVDEQRRKEVTSLQELNTRRNELTSVVSKKKKDGTDASQEIELLKKLKEEVSVKETIVSELESKIQEILKQLPNIPHESVPTGKDSSENVEVRRWGEPRTFAFEPKPHWEIGENMNILDFQRAAKISGSRFVAYQGLGALLELTLINFMVWTHVKDHGYTFVIPPYLVKSDTAFGTGHLPKFKDEMYYCPEDDLYLIPTAELPMVAYHSGEVLVEAELPKRYVAYSACFRREAGAAGRDTRGLIRRHQFNKVELIKITKPEDSYNELESMVSDAESILQLLELPYRVVLLCTGDMGFAAAKTYDIEVWMPSYGRYVEISSCSNTEGFQARRANVRMRRPDGSNDYPHMLNGSGLAVGRTLAAIMENYQREDGTFDIPQALRAFMFA; this is translated from the coding sequence TTGTATACCCTACGATTTGTGCGTGAGAATGAGAATCTTATGAGAGAGGCATTAAGGAAAAGACAATACGATGAATCCATTGTTGACCAGCTATTGGCTGTAGATGAACAGCGTAGAAAGGAAGTTACTTCTCTGCAGGAACTGAACACGAGAAGAAATGAATTAACGTCCGTGGTTTCCAAGAAAAAGAAAGATGGAACTGACGCGTCCCAGGAAATAGAGCTACTTAAAAAACTCAAGGAAGAAGTTTCAGTGAAAGAAACCATCGTGTCGGAGCTTGAATCGAAAATTCAAGAAATACTAAAACAGTTGCCGAACATTCCACATGAGTCGGTACCTACTGGAAAAGACTCGTCCGAGAATGTGGAAGTGCGGCGATGGGGAGAGCCAAGGACCTTTGCGTTTGAACCTAAACCTCACTGGGAAATAGGGGAAAACATGAACATATTGGATTTTCAAAGAGCTGCGAAAATATCTGGTTCACGCTTCGTAGCGTATCAAGGATTGGGTGCGCTGTTGGAATTAACGCTCATAAACTTCATGGTGTGGACTCATGTAAAGGATCATGGTTACACATTTGTTATTCCCCCTTACCTGGTAAAAAGCGATACAGCCTTTGGTACAGGTCACTTGCCGAAGTTTAAGGATGAGATGTATTACTGTCCCGAGGACGATCTTTACCTTATACCAACAGCAGAACTTCCCATGGTGGCGTATCACAGTGGAGAGGTTCTTGTTGAGGCAGAGTTACCTAAGCGGTATGTGGCTTATTCTGCTTGTTTCAGGAGAGAAGCAGGAGCGGCAGGAAGAGACACCAGGGGTCTGATTAGAAGGCATCAGTTTAATAAAGTGGAGCTAATAAAGATAACAAAACCTGAAGACTCCTATAATGAATTGGAGTCCATGGTGAGTGATGCTGAGTCCATATTGCAACTTCTTGAGCTTCCTTACAGAGTTGTTTTACTGTGTACTGGTGATATGGGCTTTGCCGCTGCTAAGACTTATGACATTGAAGTGTGGATGCCTTCTTACGGCCGCTATGTTGAAATCTCCTCATGTTCGAATACTGAAGGTTTTCAGGCTCGCAGAGCTAACGTGAGAATGCGTCGACCTGATGGTTCTAATGACTATCCACATATGCTCAACGGATCTGGGTTGGCTGTAGGTAGAACTTTAGCGGCGATTATGGAGAATTACCAAAGAGAAGATGGAACTTTCGACATTCCTCAAGCGCTGCGGGCTTTCATGTTCGCTTAA
- a CDS encoding RluA family pseudouridine synthase, producing the protein MGNEADRVITGIVQQEARLDLALMEIIDDEGISRTWIQNNIKAGLVRCNGDVVTKPSLRVKKGDLLEIRLRSRISELQPADVEYSVVYYDEHLAVIDKPPNLVVHPAPSVKGLTLCHGLLKDFPQVKNVGSAERPGIVHRLDKDTSGLMLVALSEKGYAGLTKMISEKSVSRKYLVAVYGVANRPFEVDAPIGRDPRNPTRMAVVPHGKNAYTRFRPVQCLEKVSLLEAELFTGRTHQIRVHLSHAGFYVLGDPVYGNVESRLLAPRVFLHSYYLELEHPITGERLFFVSPLPEDLDECWHILGGGDVVYPTICA; encoded by the coding sequence ATGGGCAATGAAGCAGATAGGGTTATTACCGGAATAGTCCAGCAAGAAGCTAGGTTGGATTTAGCTCTAATGGAGATTATAGATGATGAGGGAATATCTCGGACGTGGATACAGAATAACATTAAGGCCGGCCTGGTTAGGTGCAACGGTGACGTGGTAACAAAGCCTTCTTTAAGGGTAAAAAAAGGCGATCTCTTAGAAATTAGGTTGCGGTCAAGAATAAGCGAACTCCAACCTGCTGATGTGGAGTACTCAGTGGTTTATTACGATGAACATTTGGCAGTTATTGATAAGCCTCCAAACTTGGTGGTGCATCCTGCTCCAAGTGTTAAAGGGCTAACTCTTTGCCATGGGTTACTCAAGGATTTTCCGCAAGTGAAGAATGTGGGTAGTGCTGAGCGTCCAGGTATTGTGCACCGGCTGGATAAAGACACTTCTGGACTAATGCTTGTAGCTCTTTCTGAAAAGGGCTATGCAGGTTTGACAAAGATGATCAGTGAAAAAAGTGTTAGCAGGAAGTATTTAGTGGCGGTTTACGGTGTTGCAAACAGGCCTTTCGAAGTGGACGCTCCCATTGGTAGGGATCCGAGAAACCCAACACGTATGGCTGTGGTTCCGCATGGAAAGAATGCCTATACGCGGTTCCGACCTGTACAATGTTTGGAAAAGGTTAGTCTGTTGGAGGCTGAGCTTTTCACTGGTAGAACTCATCAAATTAGAGTCCATTTGAGCCATGCCGGCTTTTATGTTCTTGGAGATCCCGTTTATGGAAACGTGGAGAGCCGTTTGCTGGCGCCAAGGGTGTTTCTTCACAGTTACTATTTGGAACTGGAACACCCTATTACTGGTGAGCGTCTGTTTTTTGTCAGTCCTCTGCCTGAGGATTTAGATGAATGTTGGCATATTTTAGGAGGCGGTGACGTTGTATACCCTACGATTTGTGCGTGA
- a CDS encoding 1-phosphofructokinase family hexose kinase: MIITVTLNPAIDMWLTVPALEKGKFVRSEKERLNAGGKGVIIARILQKLNMGPVVASGILAGRTGLTLEDYLSREKVPANFVFLPGFDTRLNIEIVDSTDNSVTQINTTGPSVSEEHVQQLINNILRISHADDLAVLAGHVPVGLSEDVYVQISDTLMKKGLKVVVNAGAQFVKPVLESSSDVGVVLDPKGPNGFQITSLDDEVELVKKYLKERPVLSFSWSNTENVIGMNGKIYHARIVNPNIRTLWGANSALTAGLVYGVHEGLAPEETISLAMAMAYYVARDPWALFDNPNPFDEITKLRDSIEVRLI, from the coding sequence ATGATAATAACTGTTACATTGAACCCTGCAATTGACATGTGGCTGACGGTTCCAGCTTTGGAGAAAGGAAAGTTTGTTAGATCGGAAAAAGAGCGTTTGAATGCAGGGGGGAAAGGTGTCATCATTGCAAGGATTTTGCAGAAGCTAAACATGGGACCTGTGGTAGCATCAGGCATTTTAGCTGGTAGAACTGGGCTAACGCTGGAGGATTATCTTTCCAGGGAGAAAGTGCCTGCAAACTTTGTGTTTTTACCAGGCTTTGACACCAGACTGAACATTGAAATTGTCGATAGCACCGACAATTCTGTTACTCAGATAAACACAACTGGTCCTTCCGTGTCTGAGGAACATGTCCAGCAGCTCATAAACAACATTCTGCGCATAAGTCATGCTGACGATCTGGCAGTGCTGGCAGGTCACGTGCCTGTGGGTCTATCAGAGGACGTGTATGTGCAAATATCAGACACATTAATGAAAAAAGGTCTGAAAGTGGTGGTTAACGCAGGTGCGCAGTTTGTGAAGCCTGTGTTGGAATCCAGTAGTGATGTTGGAGTAGTTCTGGATCCCAAAGGGCCCAACGGATTCCAGATAACTTCGCTGGATGACGAGGTTGAATTGGTAAAAAAGTACCTAAAAGAGAGACCTGTTTTGAGTTTCTCGTGGTCAAACACCGAAAATGTCATTGGTATGAATGGAAAGATTTATCATGCCAGAATTGTAAACCCTAACATTAGAACGCTTTGGGGAGCTAACTCTGCGCTGACCGCTGGTTTGGTGTATGGTGTTCACGAAGGACTAGCTCCTGAGGAAACAATTTCTTTGGCCATGGCCATGGCTTATTATGTGGCACGAGATCCGTGGGCGTTATTTGATAATCCAAATCCTTTTGATGAGATCACAAAGTTAAGAGATTCCATTGAGGTAAGGTTAATCTAG
- a CDS encoding penicillin-binding transpeptidase domain-containing protein: MKRYVMIPLLLFTAFVIMFISVFTSIEYIHDQAEKPLSPSLVLRGSITSSGGAIAYNSSSITKRLWGPKALLESSCNEELEKIVQLKCEEIQSLPHVNVDTPYAWVELREQRQQADSTRFLVGTHTPGGNTGLEAALDLVLSTRFVFSKTSTQPTVETTIDAGLQKITDDYVSQIADQLGPERAWIVIISNKGDILAGSAFTKNKAGSSPLYQELFEPGSIFKPLVMAWALDVGAIDTSFTVYSPGVTQIDGITIRDWKFLGTVDLTKALQQSSNIYMATVAKKTGYDRLIAGLKRYGMDDPVLHFPGEAKSILPQNTQASLLNAGFGQGVALTPLQFVRAYTAIANNGLLYNLRLVKSITVGDQHIEFPTATPTRVVSPESANIVRNIMKTIATPTVSAAAVPYKGKYFNVAAKSGTAQVPVNGQYNQTDRLYSYVGLLPGDNPEMILLISIDRPQKISPSLAVYVAAPWFRQVVRDVMLFKGFTP; encoded by the coding sequence GTGAAACGCTACGTAATGATACCACTGCTACTGTTTACAGCTTTTGTAATCATGTTCATATCAGTGTTTACATCCATCGAATACATCCATGATCAGGCAGAAAAACCTTTGTCGCCTTCTTTGGTTCTAAGAGGATCCATAACCTCAAGCGGAGGCGCCATCGCCTATAATAGTTCGAGCATAACAAAGCGTCTATGGGGACCTAAAGCACTTCTCGAGAGTTCCTGTAACGAAGAATTGGAAAAGATTGTGCAGCTCAAGTGCGAGGAAATACAGTCTCTGCCACACGTAAACGTGGATACTCCCTATGCCTGGGTAGAACTTCGTGAACAACGTCAGCAAGCAGACAGCACCCGATTCCTGGTGGGAACACATACTCCCGGAGGCAACACAGGGCTCGAGGCTGCTCTAGACCTGGTTCTGAGCACCAGATTCGTTTTCTCCAAGACCTCCACTCAACCCACGGTGGAGACAACCATTGATGCAGGTTTACAAAAAATCACCGATGATTACGTTTCGCAAATTGCAGATCAGTTGGGGCCAGAAAGAGCATGGATAGTGATCATATCAAACAAAGGGGACATTCTGGCAGGATCGGCTTTTACAAAAAACAAAGCAGGTAGTTCACCGCTATACCAAGAGTTATTTGAGCCCGGGTCCATCTTCAAACCTTTAGTCATGGCATGGGCGCTCGATGTAGGCGCCATAGATACTTCTTTTACGGTCTATTCACCTGGAGTTACCCAAATAGATGGGATAACCATAAGAGATTGGAAATTCCTTGGAACCGTAGATCTAACTAAGGCTCTCCAACAGTCCAGCAACATTTACATGGCCACAGTAGCAAAGAAGACTGGCTACGACAGGCTGATAGCTGGCCTGAAACGCTATGGCATGGATGATCCCGTACTGCACTTCCCTGGCGAAGCTAAGTCCATTTTGCCTCAAAATACACAAGCCAGTCTACTCAACGCGGGTTTTGGCCAGGGAGTGGCTCTCACGCCTCTGCAGTTTGTCAGAGCCTATACTGCCATTGCTAATAATGGACTGCTTTATAACTTAAGGTTAGTTAAGAGCATCACAGTGGGAGATCAGCACATCGAATTTCCCACTGCAACGCCTACCAGAGTTGTTAGTCCTGAATCCGCCAACATTGTACGGAATATTATGAAGACTATTGCAACTCCCACCGTATCCGCAGCTGCTGTTCCCTATAAAGGCAAATATTTCAATGTGGCAGCGAAATCAGGAACTGCACAGGTCCCCGTAAACGGGCAATACAACCAAACCGACAGACTTTATTCTTACGTGGGGCTCCTACCAGGTGATAACCCAGAAATGATTCTCCTTATCAGCATTGACAGACCACAGAAGATAAGTCCTTCTTTAGCCGTTTACGTTGCAGCGCCTTGGTTCAGACAGGTAGTGCGCGACGTCATGCTCTTCAAAGGTTTTACTCCATAA